From a single Paraburkholderia sp. D15 genomic region:
- a CDS encoding aspartate kinase, whose translation MALIVHKYGGTSMGSVERIKNVAKRVAKWHKAGHKMVVVPSAMSGETNRLLGLAKEITTQPSPRELDMIAATGEQVSSGLLAIALQEAGVDAVSYAGWQVPVKTDSAFTKARISEIDGERVLRDLEAGKVVVITGFQGIDPDGNITTLGRGGSDTSAVAVAAALKADECLIYTDVDGVYTTDPRVVEEARRLDRVTFEEMLEMASLGSKVLQIRSVEFAGKYQVKTRVLSSLTDPLIPLDAEMKSGTLITFEEDETMEKAVISGIAFQRDEARIAVMGVPDKPGIAYQILGPVADANIDVDMIIQNQSVEGKTAFTFTVGRGDYQRAMEILTNQVKGHVQAEQVLGDPKVSKVSVVGVGMRSHVGIASTMFRTLSEEGINIQMISTSEIKISVLIDEKYMELAVRALHKAFELDQA comes from the coding sequence ATGGCACTCATCGTACATAAATACGGCGGCACTTCGATGGGCTCGGTCGAGCGCATCAAGAACGTCGCCAAGCGCGTCGCGAAATGGCACAAGGCCGGCCACAAGATGGTCGTCGTGCCGTCGGCGATGTCCGGCGAAACCAACCGCTTGCTCGGTCTCGCGAAAGAAATCACCACGCAGCCGAGCCCGCGCGAACTCGACATGATCGCCGCCACCGGTGAGCAGGTCAGCTCGGGTCTGCTCGCCATCGCGCTGCAGGAAGCCGGTGTCGACGCGGTCAGCTACGCAGGCTGGCAAGTGCCGGTCAAGACGGATAGCGCGTTCACGAAAGCGCGCATCAGCGAAATCGACGGCGAGCGCGTGCTGCGCGATCTCGAAGCAGGCAAGGTGGTGGTGATCACCGGCTTCCAGGGCATCGACCCGGACGGCAATATCACCACGCTCGGCCGCGGCGGTTCGGATACGTCGGCGGTCGCGGTCGCGGCCGCGCTGAAGGCCGACGAGTGCCTGATCTACACGGACGTCGACGGTGTCTACACGACCGATCCGCGCGTGGTGGAAGAGGCGCGCCGGCTCGATCGCGTGACGTTCGAGGAAATGCTGGAAATGGCCAGCCTGGGTTCCAAGGTGCTGCAGATCCGCTCGGTGGAATTCGCCGGCAAATATCAGGTGAAGACGCGCGTGCTGTCGAGCCTGACCGATCCGCTCATCCCGCTCGACGCCGAAATGAAGTCGGGCACCCTGATTACTTTTGAAGAAGACGAGACCATGGAAAAAGCAGTCATCTCGGGCATCGCGTTCCAGCGCGACGAAGCTCGCATCGCGGTGATGGGTGTGCCCGACAAGCCGGGCATCGCGTATCAGATTCTCGGCCCGGTGGCGGACGCGAATATCGACGTCGACATGATCATCCAGAACCAGAGCGTCGAAGGCAAGACGGCGTTCACGTTCACGGTCGGTCGCGGCGACTATCAGCGCGCCATGGAGATCCTCACGAACCAGGTGAAGGGTCACGTGCAGGCCGAGCAGGTGCTGGGCGATCCGAAGGTGTCGAAGGTGTCGGTGGTCGGCGTCGGCATGCGTTCGCACGTGGGTATCGCGAGCACGATGTTCCGCACGCTGTCGGAGGAGGGCATCAACATCCAGATGATCTCCACGTCCGAAATCAAGATCTCGGTGTTGATCGACGAGAAGTACATGGAGCTCGCGGTGCGCGCGCTGCATAAGGCGTTCGAACTGGATCAGGCGTAA
- a CDS encoding patatin-like phospholipase family protein, giving the protein MKSNPESTAATPASLTRRHFSLAAASAVLAACTTTAGKLDGAPLSATPTTPTPTLPADRPQRPVRVALALGGGAARGFAHIGVIKALEARNIKVDLVAGTSAGSVVGALYASGMNGFALNKLALNMDEASISDWAMPFRTRGFLQGIALQNYLNTTLNNRPIEKMVKPLGVVATDLNSGQPILFQRGNTGIAVRASCSVPSIFEPVKIGGHEYVDGGLVSPVPASFARKMGADFVIAVDISQRPESGQTSSSFDVLMQTFTIMGQSIKAYELDKYADIVIRPNLAQMSGSDFSQRNAAILAGEEAVAKMMPELQRKLAAARPLTQPIG; this is encoded by the coding sequence TTGAAATCCAACCCCGAATCCACCGCCGCCACCCCGGCCAGTCTCACCCGCCGTCACTTTTCGCTGGCCGCCGCCTCCGCCGTGCTGGCCGCCTGCACCACCACCGCCGGCAAGCTCGACGGCGCGCCCCTCAGCGCCACGCCGACCACGCCCACCCCCACGTTGCCCGCCGACAGGCCGCAGCGTCCGGTGCGCGTCGCGCTCGCGCTGGGCGGCGGCGCCGCGCGCGGCTTCGCGCACATCGGCGTGATCAAGGCGCTCGAAGCCCGCAACATCAAGGTCGATCTGGTCGCCGGCACGAGCGCCGGGTCGGTGGTCGGCGCGTTGTACGCGTCGGGCATGAACGGCTTCGCGCTGAACAAGCTCGCGCTGAACATGGATGAAGCGTCGATCAGCGACTGGGCCATGCCGTTCCGCACGCGCGGCTTCCTGCAAGGCATCGCGTTGCAGAACTATCTGAACACCACGCTGAACAACCGGCCGATCGAGAAGATGGTCAAGCCGCTCGGCGTGGTCGCCACCGACCTGAACAGCGGCCAGCCGATCCTGTTCCAGCGCGGCAACACCGGCATCGCGGTGCGCGCGTCGTGCAGCGTGCCGTCGATCTTCGAACCGGTGAAAATCGGCGGCCACGAGTATGTGGACGGCGGCCTGGTGAGCCCCGTGCCGGCTTCGTTCGCGCGCAAGATGGGCGCGGATTTCGTGATCGCCGTGGACATCTCGCAGCGCCCGGAAAGCGGCCAGACCTCCAGCTCGTTCGACGTGCTGATGCAGACCTTCACGATCATGGGCCAGTCGATCAAGGCGTACGAGCTCGACAAGTACGCGGACATCGTGATCCGCCCGAATCTCGCGCAGATGAGCGGCAGCGACTTCTCGCAGCGCAACGCCGCGATCCTCGCGGGCGAGGAAGCGGTCGCGAAGATGATGCCGGAGTTGCAGCGCAAGCTCGCCGCGGCGCGGCCGCTGACGCAGCCGATCGGCTAG
- a CDS encoding extracellular solute-binding protein, which produces MRRLSRIGGSLAVMGVVCMTGLIAATPAHAVYAIAQYGEPKYPADFKHFDYVNPDAPKGGTLVLANPSRLTSFDKFNPFTLRGNTAPGVELMFESLTIGSSDEVASAYGLLADDIAIAPDGLSTTFHINPRARFSNGDPVTADDVKFSLDTLKSPQAAPQFASIFGEITRAVVVDPHTIRFEFHQRNRELPLLVGSMPVFSRKWGVKPDGSRIPFDQLAFEKPIASGPYLIDQYDNGRTITFRRDPNYWGAALPVRVGMNNFDRIVYKLYSDSTARLEAFKAGEYDALVEYVARNWVRRDVGKKFDSGELIKREFPQHNGTGMQGFFLNTRRPLFQDVRVRKALDLALDFQWLDRQLFFNQYTRIDSYFSNTELQAKGLPSPGELKLLEPWRAQLDPAVFGPPPRQPDTDAPGSLRANLLQARALLQQAGWTYRDGALRNAKGEPFQFEILDDSGSSAQMEPIVATYIRNLQKLGITATFRVSDFAVYQKRLDAFEFDTTTLRMPDVQVPGSEQIERFGSKAADTTGSDNAIGLKSPAVDAILSALVHAQTREQLLDATHALDRVLMHGYYVVPHWYSATHRVAFKRGLAWPTTLPLYYGAEGWIATMWWYGPPQGQTQGQTPAH; this is translated from the coding sequence ATGCGAAGACTCTCGCGTATCGGTGGGTCGCTGGCGGTGATGGGCGTCGTCTGCATGACGGGTCTGATTGCCGCCACGCCGGCGCACGCGGTGTATGCGATCGCGCAATACGGCGAGCCGAAATATCCGGCGGACTTCAAGCATTTCGACTACGTCAATCCCGATGCGCCGAAGGGCGGCACGCTGGTGCTGGCCAATCCGAGCCGCCTGACGAGCTTCGACAAATTCAATCCGTTCACGCTACGCGGCAATACCGCGCCGGGCGTCGAGCTGATGTTCGAGAGCCTCACGATCGGCAGCAGCGATGAAGTCGCCTCCGCCTATGGCCTGCTCGCCGACGACATCGCGATCGCGCCGGACGGGCTGTCGACCACTTTCCACATCAACCCGCGCGCGCGCTTTTCGAACGGCGATCCCGTCACCGCCGACGACGTCAAGTTCTCCCTCGACACGCTGAAAAGTCCGCAAGCCGCGCCGCAATTCGCATCGATCTTCGGCGAAATCACGCGCGCGGTGGTGGTCGATCCGCACACGATCCGCTTCGAGTTTCATCAGCGCAACCGCGAACTGCCGCTGCTCGTGGGCAGCATGCCGGTGTTCTCGCGCAAGTGGGGCGTGAAGCCGGACGGCAGCCGTATTCCGTTCGATCAACTGGCGTTCGAAAAGCCGATCGCGAGCGGTCCGTATCTGATCGATCAGTACGACAACGGCCGCACGATCACCTTCCGCCGCGACCCGAACTACTGGGGCGCGGCGTTGCCGGTGCGGGTCGGCATGAACAACTTCGACCGCATCGTCTACAAGCTGTATTCGGATAGCACGGCGCGGCTCGAAGCGTTCAAGGCGGGCGAGTACGACGCGCTGGTCGAGTACGTCGCGCGTAACTGGGTGCGGCGCGACGTCGGCAAGAAGTTCGACAGCGGCGAGCTGATCAAACGCGAATTTCCGCAACATAACGGCACCGGCATGCAGGGCTTTTTCCTGAATACGCGGCGACCGCTGTTTCAGGACGTGCGCGTGCGCAAGGCGCTCGATCTCGCGCTGGATTTCCAATGGCTCGACCGTCAGTTGTTTTTCAACCAGTACACGCGCATCGACAGTTACTTTTCCAATACCGAGTTGCAGGCGAAGGGGCTGCCGTCGCCGGGTGAACTGAAGCTGCTCGAACCGTGGCGCGCGCAACTCGACCCCGCGGTGTTCGGGCCGCCGCCCAGGCAACCCGATACCGACGCGCCCGGTTCGTTGCGCGCCAATCTGCTGCAGGCGCGTGCGCTGTTGCAGCAGGCAGGCTGGACGTATCGCGACGGCGCGCTGCGTAACGCGAAGGGCGAGCCGTTCCAGTTCGAGATACTCGACGACTCGGGCTCGTCCGCGCAGATGGAGCCGATCGTCGCGACCTACATCCGCAATCTGCAGAAGCTCGGCATTACCGCGACGTTTCGCGTGTCCGACTTCGCGGTCTATCAGAAGCGTCTGGATGCGTTCGAGTTCGACACCACCACGCTGCGCATGCCCGACGTGCAGGTGCCGGGTTCGGAGCAGATCGAGCGCTTCGGCAGCAAGGCGGCGGACACGACCGGCTCCGACAACGCGATCGGCCTGAAGTCGCCGGCCGTGGATGCGATTCTCAGCGCGCTCGTGCATGCGCAGACGCGCGAGCAACTGCTCGACGCGACGCATGCGCTCGATCGCGTATTGATGCACGGCTACTACGTGGTGCCGCACTGGTACAGCGCGACGCATCGGGTGGCATTCAAGCGCGGGCTCGCGTGGCCGACGACCTTGCCCCTGTACTATGGCGCGGAAGGGTGGATCGCGACCATGTGGTGGTATGGGCCGCCGCAGGGGCAGACGCAAGGGCAGACGCCGGCGCATTGA
- a CDS encoding C40 family peptidase — protein sequence MQHRNLTQACTRVVAGMFIGVLMAAAPGAFADEVSSFNQNASLSTSSGSNSQSSLSSSSSQAATPDSDGGAKSFLSGMAGKAGDVVVGALNMIGVRYRWGGNTPDSGLDCSGFVRYVFQDTLGMALPRRAEEMSRVGEKVRVSDLKPGDLVFFNTMRRTFSHVGIYIGDNKFVHSPSTGSTIRVDDMDDGYWEKRFTGARRIETSYQDGQDLRKRVNAAIGGNN from the coding sequence ATGCAGCACAGAAACCTAACCCAGGCTTGCACGCGCGTCGTCGCCGGGATGTTCATTGGCGTCTTGATGGCAGCAGCTCCCGGCGCTTTCGCCGACGAAGTCAGCAGTTTTAATCAGAATGCCTCACTTTCGACCTCCAGCGGGTCGAATTCCCAGTCCTCCCTGAGCTCCTCGAGTTCCCAAGCCGCCACCCCGGATTCGGATGGCGGCGCCAAGTCGTTCCTGTCCGGCATGGCCGGTAAAGCGGGCGATGTGGTGGTGGGCGCGCTGAACATGATCGGCGTGCGTTATCGCTGGGGCGGCAATACGCCGGATTCGGGGCTCGATTGCAGCGGCTTCGTCCGCTACGTGTTCCAGGACACGCTGGGCATGGCGCTGCCGCGCCGCGCCGAGGAAATGAGCCGCGTCGGCGAAAAGGTGCGCGTCAGCGACCTGAAGCCGGGCGATCTGGTGTTCTTCAATACGATGCGCCGCACTTTCTCGCACGTCGGCATCTATATCGGTGACAACAAGTTCGTGCATTCGCCGTCCACCGGCAGCACGATCCGCGTCGACGACATGGACGACGGTTACTGGGAAAAGCGCTTCACCGGCGCGCGCCGCATCGAAACGTCCTATCAGGACGGGCAGGATCTGCGTAAGCGCGTGAACGCGGCGATCGGCGGAAATAATTGA
- a CDS encoding dipeptide ABC transporter ATP-binding protein, with protein MSAPANFARDRDRAQEPDAPPLLELDRLQVTFGDTVAVNDVTLAIQRGERVALVGESGSGKSVTALSILRLLSDAQVSGAIRFDGEDLLARSEREMRGLRGSDIAMIFQEPMTALNPLYTIGDQIAETIVVHDGVPAGEARKRAVALLGRTGIAEPGKRVNSYPHQLSGGQRQRAMIAMALACRPRLLLADEPTTALDVTIRAQIVDLLLELQRDEAQKRGMAVLLITHDLNLVRHFAQRVAVMEKGVLVESGPVAQVFESPQHPYTQRLLASRPERTVVPVLPISPVVLEARDVSVDFRTKLPGFGGWFRAGRFRAVAQASLSVRQGETLGIVGESGSGKSTLAMALLGLQRIAHGAIEFQGRALGSYRGAERTTLRSTMQVVFQDPFSSLSPRQTIERIVGEGLALHRPAMTPQARREKVLAVLREVGIDRTALHRYPHEFSGGQRQRIAIARALVLEPRVLILDEPTSALDVSIQQQVLKLLAGLQQKYNLGFVFISHDLAVIGAMAHRVVVMQNGSIVESGEVEQIFATPSHPYTRKLLKAALDH; from the coding sequence ATGAGCGCGCCGGCGAATTTCGCACGGGATCGCGATCGTGCACAGGAACCGGACGCGCCGCCGCTGCTCGAACTCGACCGTCTGCAGGTGACCTTCGGCGACACCGTCGCGGTGAACGACGTGACGCTCGCGATCCAGCGCGGCGAGCGGGTCGCGCTGGTCGGCGAGTCGGGCTCGGGCAAGAGCGTGACCGCGTTGTCGATTCTGCGGCTCCTGAGCGACGCGCAGGTGAGCGGCGCGATCCGCTTCGACGGCGAGGATCTGCTCGCCCGCAGCGAGCGGGAGATGCGCGGACTGCGCGGCTCCGACATCGCGATGATCTTTCAGGAGCCGATGACGGCCCTCAATCCGCTCTACACGATCGGCGACCAGATCGCGGAAACGATCGTCGTGCACGACGGCGTGCCGGCCGGCGAGGCGCGCAAGCGCGCGGTCGCGCTGCTCGGGCGCACCGGCATCGCCGAGCCGGGCAAGCGGGTCAACAGCTATCCGCATCAACTGTCGGGCGGCCAGCGGCAGCGCGCGATGATCGCGATGGCGCTCGCCTGCCGGCCGCGCCTGCTGCTCGCCGACGAGCCGACCACCGCGCTCGACGTGACGATCCGCGCGCAGATCGTCGATCTGCTGCTGGAGTTGCAGCGCGACGAAGCGCAAAAGCGCGGCATGGCCGTGCTGCTGATCACGCACGACCTGAACCTGGTGCGCCATTTCGCGCAGCGCGTCGCGGTGATGGAGAAGGGCGTGCTGGTCGAAAGCGGACCGGTCGCGCAGGTGTTCGAGTCGCCGCAGCATCCGTACACGCAGCGGCTGCTCGCCAGCCGGCCAGAGCGCACGGTGGTGCCGGTGCTGCCGATCTCGCCGGTGGTGCTCGAAGCGCGCGACGTGTCGGTCGATTTCAGAACGAAGCTGCCCGGCTTCGGCGGCTGGTTCCGCGCGGGCCGTTTCCGCGCGGTCGCGCAGGCGAGCCTGTCGGTGCGGCAGGGCGAGACGCTCGGGATCGTCGGCGAATCCGGCTCGGGCAAATCGACGCTTGCGATGGCGCTGCTCGGCTTGCAACGCATCGCGCACGGCGCGATCGAGTTTCAGGGCAGGGCGCTCGGCAGTTATCGCGGCGCGGAACGGACCACGCTGCGCTCGACCATGCAGGTGGTATTTCAGGACCCGTTCAGCTCGCTGTCGCCGCGTCAGACGATCGAGCGGATCGTCGGCGAGGGGCTGGCGCTGCATCGCCCCGCGATGACGCCGCAGGCGCGGCGCGAGAAGGTGCTGGCGGTGCTGCGCGAAGTCGGCATCGACCGCACGGCGCTGCACCGCTATCCGCACGAGTTTTCCGGCGGTCAGCGGCAGCGCATCGCGATCGCCCGCGCGCTGGTGCTCGAACCCCGTGTGCTGATCCTCGACGAACCGACCAGCGCGCTCGACGTGTCCATCCAGCAGCAGGTGCTGAAGCTGCTCGCCGGGCTGCAGCAGAAGTACAACCTCGGCTTCGTTTTCATCAGTCACGACCTGGCCGTGATCGGGGCGATGGCGCACCGTGTCGTGGTCATGCAGAACGGTTCGATCGTCGAAAGTGGAGAGGTTGAGCAGATTTTTGCGACGCCGTCCCACCCGTACACGCGAAAGCTTCTGAAAGCGGCGCTGGATCATTGA
- a CDS encoding ABC transporter permease — protein sequence MNRARLSADAAARTEPVRAFVSPSPARRVWQRFRQQRLGYWSLIVFVVAFAASLAGPLWSNDKPLVVRYDGQLYFPLFKTYAETTFGGDFPTPADYLDPYVMQRLDAPGNFAVYPPNRYYYDTLNYFSKAPNPAPPSRDNWLGTDDRGRDLFARLLYGFKVSVEFGLVLTLIGTVLGIAAGAVQGFFGGRTDIVGQRLIEIWSAMPELYLLIIFSSIFEPGFILLIVLLSLFGWIGLSDYVRAEFLRNRQQDYVRAARAMGLSNWQIMWRHVLPNSLTPVITFLPFRMSGSILALTSLDFLGLGVPSPTPSLGELLAQGKANLDAWWISLSTFGVLVAMLLLLTFMGDALRNALDTRISDAMRAGGNQ from the coding sequence ATGAATCGAGCCCGCCTTTCCGCCGATGCGGCGGCCCGCACCGAACCGGTTCGCGCGTTCGTCTCGCCGTCGCCCGCGCGCCGCGTGTGGCAGCGGTTTCGCCAGCAGCGTCTGGGGTACTGGAGCCTGATCGTGTTCGTCGTCGCGTTCGCGGCGAGCCTTGCCGGGCCGCTCTGGTCGAATGACAAACCGCTGGTGGTACGTTACGACGGCCAGCTGTATTTCCCGCTCTTCAAGACTTACGCGGAGACCACCTTCGGCGGCGACTTTCCGACGCCCGCGGATTATCTCGATCCGTACGTGATGCAGCGGCTGGACGCGCCCGGCAACTTCGCCGTGTATCCGCCGAACCGCTACTACTACGACACGCTGAACTACTTTTCGAAGGCGCCGAATCCGGCGCCGCCGTCGCGCGATAACTGGCTCGGCACCGACGACCGCGGCCGCGATCTGTTCGCGCGTCTGCTGTACGGCTTCAAGGTATCGGTGGAGTTCGGTCTGGTGCTGACGCTGATCGGCACGGTGCTCGGCATCGCGGCGGGCGCGGTGCAGGGCTTCTTCGGCGGACGCACGGATATAGTCGGCCAGCGGCTGATCGAAATCTGGAGCGCGATGCCGGAGCTGTACCTGCTGATCATTTTTTCGTCGATCTTCGAGCCGGGTTTCATCCTGCTGATCGTGCTGCTCTCGCTGTTCGGCTGGATCGGTCTGTCGGACTACGTGCGCGCGGAGTTCCTGCGCAACCGCCAGCAGGACTACGTGCGGGCGGCGCGCGCAATGGGCTTGTCGAACTGGCAGATCATGTGGCGCCACGTGCTGCCCAACAGCCTCACGCCGGTGATCACGTTCCTGCCGTTTCGCATGAGCGGTTCGATTCTCGCGCTGACGAGCCTCGATTTTCTCGGCCTCGGCGTGCCGTCGCCGACGCCGAGCCTCGGTGAACTGCTCGCGCAAGGCAAGGCGAATCTCGACGCGTGGTGGATCTCGCTGTCCACCTTCGGCGTGCTGGTCGCGATGCTGTTGCTGCTGACCTTCATGGGCGACGCGCTGCGTAATGCGCTCGACACCCGCATTTCCGACGCGATGCGCGCGGGAGGCAATCAATGA
- a CDS encoding helix-turn-helix domain-containing protein — protein MSEPHPLKLRRYSTETAPAGERFDAWAARSTYCDFVTTRRSDLPFNAQREYVSIGPLVLAMRTWRHPDPDVAYEAKRTAARIRADQSDFHSFTLQMSGTAALRSDRSTSVKQPGDLYLLDFANPFDRVITPGSEISLSVPRSLLPADTERLHGTSLTHGVGVLFGDYLASLYNAVPRLTLHDVPHIVHATTQFLKTSLHPELDLLAATDTPTRDLLLRRIQRYIDDHLLQTDLTPAKICKDVGLSRAMLYRLFDSAGGVMRHIRQRRLQHIHQLLSAPDRRKERISDIARRHGFSDEKYFCRVFKAEFGHTPRETVELSGDAS, from the coding sequence GTGTCCGAACCTCATCCCTTGAAGCTGCGCCGATATTCGACCGAAACCGCGCCCGCCGGCGAACGCTTCGACGCGTGGGCCGCACGCAGCACCTATTGCGATTTCGTGACGACGCGTCGATCGGATCTTCCGTTCAACGCCCAGCGCGAATATGTGTCGATCGGCCCGCTCGTTCTGGCGATGCGGACGTGGCGGCATCCCGATCCGGATGTCGCCTACGAGGCGAAACGCACGGCCGCGCGCATCCGCGCGGACCAGAGCGACTTTCATAGTTTCACTTTGCAGATGAGCGGCACGGCGGCGTTGCGATCCGATAGATCCACCTCGGTCAAACAGCCGGGCGATCTGTATCTGCTCGATTTCGCGAACCCGTTCGACCGCGTCATCACGCCGGGCAGCGAAATCTCGCTGTCCGTTCCGCGATCGTTGCTGCCCGCCGATACCGAGCGGCTGCATGGCACGTCATTGACGCATGGCGTCGGCGTTCTGTTCGGCGATTATCTGGCGTCGCTCTACAACGCGGTTCCGCGACTCACGCTTCACGACGTGCCGCACATCGTTCACGCAACGACGCAGTTTCTGAAGACGAGCTTGCATCCGGAACTGGATCTCCTCGCCGCCACGGACACACCGACGCGCGACCTGCTGCTCCGTCGCATCCAGCGCTATATCGACGACCATCTGCTGCAGACCGATCTGACGCCCGCGAAAATCTGCAAGGACGTGGGGCTGTCACGCGCGATGCTGTACCGTCTTTTCGACAGCGCGGGCGGCGTCATGCGGCACATTCGTCAACGGCGCTTGCAGCATATCCATCAACTCCTGTCGGCGCCTGATCGCCGCAAGGAACGCATTAGCGACATCGCGCGTCGTCATGGGTTTAGCGACGAGAAATACTTCTGCCGGGTGTTCAAGGCGGAGTTTGGACATACACCGCGCGAGACGGTCGAATTGTCCGGCGACGCGTCCTGA
- a CDS encoding ABC transporter permease subunit: MWSYILKRLLLMIPTSLGVLTLTFVVIQFVPGGPVEQMQHELRKGAQNGMPFGLRAHTGVDAQQVAQLKALYGFDKPPLERYGLMLKRFSTFDLGQSYFRHQSVWSLIVSKLPVSISIGLWTFFLTYLISVPLGIAKAVRNGSRFDIATSLVVLTGYAIPGFVLGVLLLVLFGGGTFLQLFPLRNLTSDNWAQLSFGGKIVDYLWHIALPITASVVGSFATVTMLTKNAFLDEIRKQYVLTARAKGLSERRVLWKHVFRNALLPLIVGFPAAFIGAFFTGSLLIETLFSLDGLGLLSYESVVRRDYPVVLGTLYLFTLIGLATKLISDLCYVWVDPRIQFEQLER, encoded by the coding sequence ATGTGGAGCTACATCCTCAAACGCCTGCTGCTGATGATCCCGACCTCGCTCGGCGTGCTGACGCTGACCTTCGTCGTGATCCAGTTCGTCCCCGGTGGCCCGGTCGAGCAGATGCAGCACGAACTGCGCAAGGGCGCGCAGAACGGCATGCCGTTCGGTCTGCGCGCGCACACCGGCGTCGACGCGCAACAGGTCGCGCAACTCAAGGCGCTATACGGCTTCGACAAGCCGCCGCTCGAACGCTACGGCCTGATGCTCAAGCGCTTCTCGACCTTCGACCTCGGTCAGAGCTATTTCCGCCATCAAAGCGTGTGGTCGCTGATCGTGTCGAAGCTGCCGGTGTCGATCAGCATCGGCTTATGGACGTTCTTTCTCACGTATCTGATATCGGTGCCGCTCGGCATCGCGAAGGCGGTGCGCAACGGTTCGCGCTTCGACATCGCGACGAGTCTCGTCGTGCTGACCGGCTACGCGATTCCCGGCTTCGTGCTGGGCGTGCTACTGCTCGTGCTGTTCGGCGGCGGCACCTTCCTGCAGCTGTTTCCGCTGCGCAACCTCACGTCCGACAACTGGGCGCAGTTGAGCTTCGGCGGCAAGATCGTCGACTATCTGTGGCATATCGCGTTGCCGATTACCGCCTCCGTGGTGGGCAGCTTCGCGACCGTCACGATGCTGACCAAGAACGCGTTCCTCGACGAGATCCGCAAGCAATACGTGCTGACCGCGCGCGCGAAAGGACTCTCCGAGCGGCGCGTGCTGTGGAAGCATGTGTTCCGCAACGCGCTGCTGCCGCTGATCGTCGGATTTCCGGCGGCGTTCATCGGCGCGTTCTTCACCGGCAGCCTGCTGATCGAGACACTTTTTTCGCTCGATGGCCTCGGCCTGCTGTCGTACGAATCGGTGGTGCGGCGCGACTATCCGGTGGTGCTCGGCACGCTGTATCTGTTCACGCTGATCGGGCTCGCCACCAAGCTGATTTCCGATCTCTGTTACGTGTGGGTCGATCCCCGCATCCAATTCGAACAACTGGAGCGTTGA